One genomic segment of Streptomyces niveus includes these proteins:
- the glpK gene encoding glycerol kinase GlpK yields the protein MSDAQSTGTSSHGTGPFIAAIDQGTTSSRCIVFDVDGRIVAVDQKEHRQIFPKPGWVEHDAKEIWTNVQEVVANAIEKAGITKADVLAIGITNQRETTMLWDKKTGEPVHNAIVWQDTRTSSLVKELGRNVGQDRFRRDTGLPLATYFAGPKARWLLDNVEGLRERAENGDILFGTMDTWVIWNLTGGVDGGVHVTDVTNASRTMLMRLDTLEWDPKICNSIGVPMAMLPKIRSSSEVYGTAKGGPLNGIPVASALGDQQAALFGQCCFAEGEAKSTYGTGTFMLMNTAHKPVNSYNGLLTTVGYRIGDEPAVYALEGAIAVTGALVQWMRDQLGLINSAPEIETLASSVEDNGGAYFVPAFSGLFAPHWDSAARGVIAGLTSYVTKAHIARAVLEATAWQTREISDAMTKDSKVELTSLKVDGGMTANNLLMQTLSNVLDAPVVRPMVAETTCLGAAYAAGLAVGFWPDTDALRANWRRAAEWTPDMDPAERDREYKKWLKAVERTKAWVDEDDET from the coding sequence GTGAGTGACGCACAGAGCACCGGGACTTCCTCCCACGGAACGGGACCGTTCATCGCGGCCATCGACCAGGGCACGACGTCCAGCCGCTGCATCGTCTTCGACGTCGACGGGCGCATCGTCGCCGTCGACCAGAAGGAACACCGGCAGATCTTCCCGAAGCCGGGCTGGGTCGAGCACGACGCCAAGGAGATCTGGACCAACGTCCAGGAAGTCGTGGCGAACGCCATCGAGAAGGCCGGCATCACCAAGGCCGACGTCCTGGCGATCGGGATCACCAACCAGCGCGAGACCACCATGCTCTGGGACAAGAAGACCGGTGAGCCCGTCCACAACGCCATCGTCTGGCAGGACACCCGCACCAGCTCGCTGGTGAAGGAACTGGGCCGCAACGTGGGCCAGGACCGCTTCCGGCGCGACACCGGGCTGCCGCTGGCGACGTACTTCGCCGGGCCGAAGGCGCGCTGGCTCCTGGACAACGTCGAGGGCCTGCGCGAACGGGCCGAGAACGGCGACATCCTCTTCGGCACCATGGACACCTGGGTCATCTGGAATCTGACCGGTGGTGTCGACGGCGGTGTGCACGTCACGGACGTCACCAACGCCTCCCGCACGATGCTGATGCGCCTCGACACGCTGGAGTGGGACCCGAAGATCTGCAACTCCATCGGTGTCCCGATGGCGATGCTCCCGAAGATCCGCTCCTCCTCCGAGGTGTACGGAACGGCCAAGGGCGGCCCGCTGAACGGGATTCCGGTCGCCTCGGCGCTCGGTGACCAGCAGGCGGCCCTGTTCGGCCAGTGCTGCTTCGCCGAGGGTGAGGCCAAGTCGACGTACGGCACGGGCACGTTCATGCTCATGAACACCGCCCACAAGCCGGTCAACTCCTACAACGGGCTGCTGACGACGGTCGGTTACCGCATCGGGGACGAGCCGGCCGTGTACGCGCTGGAGGGCGCCATCGCCGTCACCGGCGCGCTGGTGCAGTGGATGCGCGACCAGCTGGGCCTGATCAACTCCGCGCCCGAGATCGAGACGCTGGCCTCCTCCGTGGAGGACAACGGCGGCGCGTACTTCGTCCCGGCCTTCTCCGGGCTCTTCGCCCCCCACTGGGACTCGGCCGCCCGCGGTGTGATCGCCGGCCTCACCAGCTATGTCACCAAGGCGCACATCGCCCGCGCGGTGCTGGAGGCCACGGCCTGGCAGACCCGTGAGATCAGCGACGCGATGACCAAGGACTCCAAGGTCGAGCTGACGTCCCTCAAGGTCGACGGCGGTATGACCGCCAACAACCTGCTGATGCAGACGCTGTCCAACGTCCTCGACGCGCCCGTCGTACGCCCGATGGTCGCCGAGACGACCTGTCTGGGCGCCGCGTACGCCGCCGGGCTCGCGGTCGGCTTCTGGCCGGACACCGACGCGCTGCGGGCCAACTGGCGCCGGGCCGCGGAGTGGACGCCGGACATGGACCCGGCGGAGCGCGACCGCGAGTACAAGAAATGGCTCAAGGCCGTGGAGCGCACCAAGGCCTGGGTGGACGAAGACGACGAGACCTGA
- a CDS encoding MIP/aquaporin family protein, whose protein sequence is MSHFDIFIGETVGTALLILLGGGVVAGVVLKRSKSHGAGWVAISFGWGFAVLTGAYLAAGVSGAHLNPAVTLGLAISGGTEWSDVPLYMASELLGAAIGAFLVWVTYMGQFKAHLTDPEILAAQPAVEGMVDQKTAPKAGPVLGIFSTGPEIRHTVQNVLTEIIATFALVIAILTQGLNDEGNGLGVLGVLITSLVVVGIGLSLGGPTGYAINPARDLGPRIVHALLPLPNKGGSDWTYAWIPVVAPLIGGAAAAGLYNVAFK, encoded by the coding sequence GTGTCACACTTCGACATCTTCATAGGCGAGACCGTAGGTACCGCTCTCCTGATCCTGCTCGGTGGTGGCGTGGTCGCGGGCGTCGTCCTCAAGCGCTCGAAGTCGCACGGCGCGGGCTGGGTCGCCATCAGCTTCGGGTGGGGATTCGCCGTCCTCACCGGTGCGTATCTCGCCGCGGGCGTCTCGGGCGCCCATCTGAACCCTGCTGTCACGCTCGGCCTCGCGATATCCGGCGGTACGGAGTGGAGCGATGTGCCGCTCTACATGGCGAGCGAGCTGCTCGGCGCCGCCATCGGCGCCTTCCTGGTCTGGGTGACGTACATGGGCCAGTTCAAGGCCCATCTCACCGACCCGGAGATCCTGGCCGCGCAGCCAGCGGTCGAGGGGATGGTCGACCAGAAGACCGCGCCCAAGGCCGGTCCGGTCCTCGGCATCTTCTCGACGGGTCCGGAGATCCGGCACACCGTGCAGAACGTGCTCACCGAGATCATCGCCACCTTCGCCCTGGTGATCGCGATCCTCACCCAGGGACTGAACGACGAGGGCAACGGCCTCGGTGTCCTCGGCGTGCTGATCACCTCACTGGTGGTGGTGGGCATCGGCCTCTCGCTCGGTGGCCCCACCGGATACGCGATCAACCCGGCTCGCGACCTCGGCCCCCGTATCGTCCACGCGCTGCTGCCGCTGCCCAACAAGGGCGGCTCCGACTGGACGTACGCCTGGATCCCGGTCGTCGCTCCGCTCATCGGCGGCGCCGCCGCGGCCGGTCTCTACAACGTGGCCTTCAAGTAG
- a CDS encoding IclR family transcriptional regulator, producing MAKSIQSLQRAAAVLRLLAGGERRLGLSDIASSLGLAKGTAHGILRTLQEEGFVEQDAASGRYQLGAELLRLGNSYLDVHELRSRALVWTDDLARSSGESVHLGVLHLEGVLIVHHVFRPDDSRQVLEVGAMQPLHSTALGKVLAAYDPVARGEAVRGTREQLTGRTVTDLEQFEAILELTRSRGWATDVEETWEGVAAVAAPIHDRRRMPVGAIALTGAVERLCEDGEIRPELITAVRECARSVSRDVGAGRF from the coding sequence ATGGCGAAGAGCATCCAGTCGCTCCAGCGCGCGGCGGCGGTGCTGCGGCTTCTCGCGGGCGGTGAGCGCAGGCTCGGCCTGTCCGACATCGCCTCCTCGCTCGGGCTGGCCAAGGGGACGGCGCACGGCATCCTGCGGACCCTCCAGGAGGAGGGGTTCGTGGAGCAGGACGCCGCGTCCGGCCGCTATCAGCTGGGGGCGGAGCTGCTGCGGCTCGGCAACAGCTATCTGGACGTCCACGAGCTGCGCTCCCGCGCCCTGGTGTGGACCGACGATCTGGCGCGGTCCAGCGGTGAGAGCGTGCATCTGGGGGTACTGCACCTGGAGGGCGTGCTGATCGTGCACCACGTCTTCAGGCCGGACGACAGCCGACAGGTCCTGGAAGTGGGGGCGATGCAGCCGCTGCACTCCACGGCGCTGGGGAAGGTGCTCGCGGCGTACGACCCGGTGGCCCGCGGCGAGGCCGTCAGGGGCACCCGTGAGCAGCTGACCGGGCGCACCGTCACCGATCTGGAGCAATTCGAGGCGATTCTCGAACTGACCAGGTCACGGGGGTGGGCGACGGATGTCGAGGAGACCTGGGAGGGGGTGGCCGCGGTGGCCGCGCCGATCCATGACAGACGGCGGATGCCCGTCGGGGCCATAGCTCTCACGGGTGCGGTGGAACGGTTGTGCGAAGACGGCGAGATCCGTCCGGAGCTGATCACGGCGGTGCGCGAATGTGCCCGTTCGGTGTCCAGGGATGTCGGCGCCGGGCGGTTTTGA
- the metH gene encoding methionine synthase produces MAPSSSVSADSRTRVEALREALATRVVVADGAMGTMLQAQDPTMEDFQDLEGCNEILNVTRPDIVRSVHEEYFAVGVDCVETNTFGTNFAALAEYDIPERVFELSEAGARIAREVADEFTVSTGQQRWVLGSMGPGTKLPTLGHVDYTTLRDAYQQNAEGMIAGGADALLVETTQDLLQTKAAILGARRALATTGTNLPIICSVTVETTGTMLLGSEIGAALTALEPLGIDMIGLNCATGPAEMSEHLRYLARHSRIPISCMPNAGLPVLGKDGAHYPLTAGELADAQENFVQEYGLSLVGGCCGTTPEHLRQVVERVRGADVTERVARPEPGAASLYQTVPFRQDTSYLAIGERTNANGSKKFREAMLEGRWDDCVEMARAQIREGAHLLDLCVDYVGRDGVADMAELAGRFATASTLPIVLDSTELPVLRAGLEKLGGRAVINSVNYEDGDGPESRFTKVTELAVEHGAALIALTIDEEGQARTPEHKVAIAERLIADLTGNWGVHESDILIDTLTFTICTGQEESRKDGIATIEAIRELKKRHPDVQTTLGLSNISFGLNPAARIVLNSVFLDECVKAGLDSAIVHASKILPIARLDEEQVKVALDLVYDRREEGYDPLQKLMQLFEGVNTKSMKDGRAEELLALPLNERLERRIIDGEKNGLEDDLTAALETRPALEIVNDTLLNGMKVVGELFGSGQMQLPFVLQSAEVMKQAVAFLEPHMDKTDDEGKGTIVLATVRGDVHDIGKNLVDIILSNNGYTVVNLGIKQPVSAILEAAEEHRADVIGMSGLLVKSTVIMKENLQELNQRKMAADFPVILGGAALTRAYVEQDLHEIYEGEVRYARDAFEGLRLMDALIGIKRGVPGAVLPELKQRRVKPVAATATVVEDLPEEGTVRSDVSTTNPVPEPPFWGTRVIKGIQLKEYASWLDEGALFKGQWGLKEARKGGPSYEELVESEGRPHLRGWLDKLHTDNMLEAAVVYGYFPCVSKGDDLILLGEDGAERTRFTFPRQRRGRRLCLADFFRPEESGETDVVGLQVVTVGSKIGGATAELFEKNAYRDYLELHGLSVQLAEALAEYWHARVRSELGFAAEDPSQVEDMFALKYRGARFSLGYGACPNLEDRAKIADLLEPGRIGVELSEEFQLHPEQSTDAIVIHHPEAKYFNAR; encoded by the coding sequence ATGGCCCCGTCCTCCAGCGTTTCCGCCGACAGCCGGACCCGAGTCGAAGCCCTCCGCGAGGCACTGGCCACACGTGTGGTGGTGGCCGACGGGGCGATGGGCACGATGCTCCAGGCACAGGATCCGACGATGGAGGACTTCCAGGATCTGGAGGGCTGCAACGAGATCCTGAACGTGACCCGCCCGGACATCGTGCGCTCGGTCCACGAGGAGTACTTCGCGGTCGGCGTCGACTGCGTGGAGACGAACACCTTCGGTACGAACTTCGCCGCGCTCGCCGAGTACGACATCCCCGAGCGCGTCTTCGAACTCTCCGAGGCCGGCGCCCGCATCGCCCGCGAGGTCGCCGACGAGTTCACCGTCTCGACCGGACAGCAGCGCTGGGTGCTGGGCTCGATGGGCCCGGGCACGAAGCTGCCGACCCTCGGGCACGTCGACTACACCACCCTGCGCGACGCCTACCAGCAGAACGCCGAGGGCATGATCGCCGGCGGCGCGGACGCCCTGCTGGTGGAGACGACACAGGACCTCCTCCAGACGAAGGCCGCGATCCTCGGAGCCCGCAGGGCCCTCGCCACCACCGGCACGAACCTGCCGATCATCTGTTCCGTGACGGTCGAGACCACCGGCACGATGCTGCTCGGGTCGGAGATCGGCGCGGCGCTGACCGCGCTGGAACCGCTGGGGATCGACATGATCGGTCTGAACTGCGCGACGGGCCCGGCGGAGATGAGCGAGCACCTGCGCTATCTGGCCCGCCACTCGCGTATCCCCATCTCCTGCATGCCCAACGCCGGACTGCCCGTCCTCGGCAAGGACGGCGCGCACTATCCGCTGACCGCGGGCGAGCTCGCCGACGCGCAGGAGAACTTCGTCCAGGAGTACGGCCTCTCCCTGGTCGGCGGCTGCTGCGGAACGACTCCGGAGCATCTGCGGCAGGTCGTGGAGCGGGTGCGGGGCGCGGATGTCACCGAGCGGGTGGCACGGCCGGAGCCGGGAGCGGCGTCGCTGTACCAGACGGTGCCCTTCCGGCAGGACACGTCGTATCTGGCGATCGGCGAGCGCACCAACGCGAACGGGTCGAAGAAGTTCCGTGAGGCGATGCTCGAAGGCCGCTGGGACGACTGCGTGGAGATGGCGCGGGCCCAGATCCGTGAGGGCGCGCACCTGCTCGACCTGTGCGTCGACTACGTGGGCCGTGACGGCGTCGCCGACATGGCGGAGCTGGCGGGCCGCTTCGCCACCGCCTCCACCCTGCCGATCGTGCTCGACTCCACCGAACTGCCGGTGCTGCGCGCGGGGCTGGAGAAGCTCGGCGGGCGCGCGGTCATCAACTCGGTGAACTACGAGGACGGTGACGGACCGGAGTCCCGGTTCACGAAGGTCACCGAACTGGCCGTCGAGCACGGCGCCGCGCTGATCGCGCTGACGATCGACGAGGAGGGCCAGGCCCGCACCCCCGAACACAAGGTCGCGATCGCGGAGCGGCTGATCGCGGACCTGACCGGCAACTGGGGCGTGCACGAGTCGGACATCCTGATCGACACCCTCACCTTCACGATCTGCACGGGGCAGGAGGAGTCGCGCAAGGACGGGATCGCGACGATCGAGGCGATCCGTGAGCTGAAGAAGCGCCACCCCGATGTCCAGACGACGCTGGGACTGTCGAACATCTCCTTCGGCCTCAACCCGGCCGCCCGTATCGTCCTCAACTCCGTCTTCCTGGACGAGTGCGTGAAGGCGGGGCTGGACTCGGCGATCGTGCACGCGTCGAAGATCCTGCCGATCGCCAGGCTCGACGAGGAACAGGTCAAGGTCGCGCTCGACCTCGTCTACGACCGGCGTGAAGAAGGCTACGACCCGCTCCAGAAGCTGATGCAGCTGTTCGAGGGCGTCAACACCAAGTCGATGAAGGACGGACGGGCCGAGGAACTGCTCGCGCTGCCGCTGAACGAGCGGCTGGAGCGGCGGATCATCGACGGGGAGAAGAACGGCCTGGAGGACGACCTCACCGCCGCGCTGGAGACCCGGCCGGCCCTGGAGATCGTCAACGACACCCTGCTGAACGGCATGAAGGTCGTCGGCGAGCTGTTCGGCTCCGGCCAGATGCAGCTGCCGTTCGTCCTCCAGTCCGCCGAGGTGATGAAGCAGGCGGTGGCCTTCCTGGAGCCGCACATGGACAAGACGGACGACGAAGGCAAAGGCACCATCGTCCTGGCCACCGTCCGTGGCGATGTGCACGACATCGGGAAGAACCTGGTCGACATCATCCTGTCCAACAACGGCTACACGGTGGTGAATCTCGGCATCAAGCAGCCGGTCTCCGCGATCCTCGAAGCCGCCGAGGAGCACCGGGCCGATGTGATCGGCATGTCGGGGCTGCTGGTGAAGTCCACGGTGATCATGAAGGAGAACCTCCAGGAGCTGAACCAGCGCAAGATGGCGGCCGACTTCCCCGTCATCCTCGGCGGCGCCGCCCTCACCCGCGCCTACGTCGAGCAGGACCTGCACGAGATCTACGAGGGTGAGGTCCGCTACGCCCGCGACGCGTTCGAGGGACTGCGCCTCATGGACGCCCTGATCGGCATCAAGCGCGGCGTCCCCGGAGCCGTACTGCCGGAGCTGAAGCAGCGCCGCGTCAAACCCGTCGCGGCGACGGCGACGGTGGTGGAGGACCTTCCGGAGGAAGGCACCGTCCGCTCGGACGTGTCGACCACCAACCCGGTCCCCGAGCCGCCGTTCTGGGGAACCCGCGTCATCAAGGGCATCCAGCTGAAGGAGTACGCCTCCTGGCTGGACGAGGGCGCCCTGTTCAAGGGGCAGTGGGGGCTGAAGGAGGCCCGTAAGGGCGGACCGTCGTACGAGGAACTGGTCGAGTCCGAGGGGCGGCCGCATCTGCGGGGCTGGCTCGACAAGCTCCACACCGACAACATGCTCGAAGCTGCCGTGGTCTACGGCTACTTCCCCTGCGTGTCCAAGGGCGACGACCTGATCCTGCTCGGCGAGGACGGGGCGGAGCGCACCCGCTTCACCTTCCCCCGCCAGCGCCGCGGCCGGCGGCTCTGTCTGGCGGACTTCTTCCGCCCCGAGGAGTCCGGCGAGACCGACGTGGTGGGCCTCCAGGTCGTCACGGTCGGATCGAAGATCGGCGGCGCGACCGCGGAGCTGTTCGAGAAGAACGCCTACCGGGACTATCTCGAACTCCACGGCCTCTCCGTCCAGCTCGCCGAAGCCCTCGCCGAGTACTGGCACGCCCGCGTCCGCTCCGAGCTGGGCTTCGCGGCCGAGGACCCGTCGCAGGTCGAGGACATGTTCGCGCTGAAGTACCGGGGCGCCCGGTTCTCGCTCGGCTACGGTGCCTGCCCCAACCTGGAGGACCGCGCCAAGATCGCCGACCTCCTGGAGCCCGGCCGGATCGGTGTCGAGCTCTCCGAGGAGTTCCAGCTGCACCCCGAGCAGTCCACCGACGCCATCGTCATCCACCACCCCGAGGCGAAGTACTTCAACGCGCGATAG
- a CDS encoding HAD family hydrolase encodes MTSTVPASLTRTAEGSALQAVLLDMDGTLVDTEGFWWDTEVAVFKDLGHPLDDAWRDIVVGGPMTRSAGYLIEATGADITLAELTVLLNDRFEERIGFDVPLMPGAARLLAELARHGVPTALVSASHRRIIDRVLESVGRHHFSLTVAGDEVLNTKPHPDPYLLAARGLNADPGRCAVIEDTATGVASAEAAGCRVVAVPSVAPIAAAEGRVVVGSLEEVDLLFLRGLITHER; translated from the coding sequence ATGACCAGTACGGTTCCCGCGTCCTTGACTCGTACGGCCGAAGGATCGGCGCTCCAGGCCGTTCTCCTCGACATGGACGGCACCCTGGTCGACACGGAGGGCTTCTGGTGGGACACGGAGGTCGCCGTCTTCAAGGACCTCGGACACCCCCTGGACGACGCGTGGCGCGACATCGTCGTCGGCGGGCCGATGACCAGGAGCGCCGGCTACCTCATCGAGGCGACCGGCGCCGACATCACCCTCGCCGAGCTGACCGTACTGCTCAACGACCGCTTCGAGGAGCGCATCGGCTTCGACGTACCGCTGATGCCCGGAGCCGCCAGGCTCCTCGCCGAGCTGGCGCGGCACGGCGTGCCCACCGCCCTGGTCTCCGCCTCGCACCGGCGCATCATCGACCGGGTGCTGGAGTCCGTCGGACGCCACCACTTCAGCCTCACCGTGGCCGGTGACGAGGTGCTGAACACCAAGCCGCACCCCGACCCGTACCTGCTCGCCGCACGCGGTCTGAACGCCGACCCCGGCAGATGCGCCGTCATCGAGGACACGGCGACGGGTGTGGCGTCGGCCGAGGCCGCGGGCTGCCGGGTGGTGGCCGTGCCCTCCGTCGCCCCCATCGCCGCCGCCGAAGGCCGGGTCGTCGTCGGCTCCCTCGAAGAGGTCGACCTGCTATTCCTGCGCGGTCTGATTACGCACGAGCGCTGA